In Chloroflexota bacterium, the DNA window GGATGCTCAGGAGCTTGTTGCCGGTGGCCTGCGGCACGATGGCCCGCTGGAGGTACTCGTAGACCTCGTCCCGCCCGAGCGGCGAGTCGAGGAGCGGGGCCAGCGACGTCTTCCGGGCGATGTCCTCGGTGAAGGTGCGGGTCTTGAGCAGCTCGGTCAGCCGCTGCTGCTGGTTCTGGGCCGGCGTGACGTAGCGGTTCCAGTCGTCGCTGGTCGGCACGTAGGCCGGGCGCTCGACCCACAGCCCGGCCCAGGTCTCGTAGTACGGCTTGACCAGGACGAAGGCGAACGGGATCACTACCAGCGGCGTGATGATCGCCGGCAGCAGGATCAGCAGCTTGTGACGAAAGAACGTCTCAAGAAACCTGGCGATCACGCGGCCCTCCCAGGCTGAGCCCCGCGCCCGGCATGCTCAGCGATGATGTCGAGTAATCGGCGGTTGTTCTCTGCTGCCACAAACCGTTCCAGCGCCAGGGCGTGCCCCGCACGGCCCATCCTGATCCGCATGTCGCCATCCCCCACCAGCGCACCGAGCGCCTCGCTGAGCGCTGCCACGTCGTGTGGCGGCACGATCGCGCCCGACTCACCAGCCAGCACGGCCTCGCCAAGCGCGCCGACGTGCGTGGTGATCACCGGGAGACCCGCCGCCGTCGCCTCCATCAGGACAACGGCCAGACACTCGCCGAGGCTCGGCAACACGAAGATATCGGCCTGCGCGAACAGCGCGAGCAGTTCCGGGCTGTTTGGTCCGACACCGTGATGCACGCGAATACGATCCGTCTGCGAGACAAGATCCCTGGTGACCACGTCAAGCTGCCAGCTTTCCGCTGGCAGGCCTCCGAGCGCTTCCAGGAGCTGGGGGCCGCCCTTGCGCCGCCAGTCCCCGCCGACGAACAGGATCCGGACCGGGCCGCCCGGCTCCCCGACGCGCTCCTGGGCGACGCGCCGCCGGCCCAGGTCGAAGAAGGCGGCGTCGGCGCCCGGTGCGAGCACCGTGATGCGGGCCGGATCGACGCCGTAGTCGTTCACCAGCGAGTCTCTCGCCCAGCCCGACCAGGGAACCAGCGTGGCGGCGGCCTGCAACGCCCGCCGATTCATCTGGTACTTCTGGCGGTCTACGAAGCCGTCGCCGGCGATCTCGTGCTCGTAGCCGCCGTGCCGGGTGACGTCGTCGTAGTTGATCGGCGTGGCGTCCAGCGAGATGACCGTCGGGGTGTGCCGCATGCGGTCCACCGAGAACAGCGACGTGACCTGGGTGTGGAACAGCAGGGCGTCGAGCGGGCCGTGCTTGAGCGCGCCGTCGAGCGCCCGCCGCGCGCGCCAGCTTGCCCGCACCGACCAGTTGCCCCGATACAGCGGGAGGAAGCGCGCCATGCCCTGCACGTCGAACTCGATGGGCAGCCAGACCGGCGACACCTCCGGGCGGGCAGCCAGCGCCGCCGCGAGGTTCCGGGCGTGCGTGACGTGCCCAAGCGTCTGTTCCATCACGAAGGCAACGCGCGCCATCAATCGCTCCCGCCGCTCCCGCTCAGTCTCGCGGCGCCCCCGAAAACGGTAGACAGCCGAGCCTGGGCGCGCAAGACACGTTGCCGCCCTATCGGTTCCAACGCTCCCCCGCGGGTGAAAGTCCCGGCCCGCCGCCGTCCGGCCCATCGAGCAGCCACGCGCCGGGCACAGCCGAGGCCGGCAGGCTGCGCTCCAGCTGCGAGCGGGGGCCGCGCGGCGCAAGCGGGCGCTCCGTTGCGAGAAAGTCGAGCATGATGTACACCACCAGCGCCATGATGACGGTCACCAGCACGACCACGAGGTACAGCGCCGAGCGCGAGAGCATCCCCTCGCCACGCTGATCGAACATCATCGTCTGGTACGCCGCGGACTGCGTCGCGGCGTGAGCGGCTGCACGTGGCGTCTGTTGGCGCGGGCGGGGCGGCTCGGCATAGTCGTCGTAGGAGGATGAGGAGGAGGTCACCGACGCGCCAGCGGCCGGGGCCGGGCGGGCAGGGGCCTGCCGCGCCGACTCAAGGGCCAGCTCCTCGTCGTAGCGCGCCCGGCGAACAGGGTCGCTGAGCGTTTGATACGCTACGTTGAGCCGGCGCATCTGATCCTCAGCATCGGGATCGTGGTTCAGGTCCGGGTGGCGCGTGCGGGCCAGGGCGCGGAAGGCGGCCTGAATGACCTCCGGCTCGCACCACGGGCTGACCTGGAGGACATCGTACAGGGTGCCGCGACCGCACCGGCAGGGAAGACCGTCAGCCATTACCAATCCCCGGCGGCGCAACGCCGCCCCCGGCGCGCATGCACTCGCCAGAAGAATAGTACGTCACGAGTGGCGGCCAGGGGATGCTTCTCGAAGGTGCGACTTGTACCCGGTGGTTGACGTTTGGTTTCCAGTTCTGAGAACCCGCGTCGTCGCCCCCGCGTCCGTGCTCAGGGGCAGGCTGTTCGTTCGAACGTGGGCCCCCAGCATGTGCGAAGCGTGCGAGTCCCTGTGAATTCGCCGCCGGACACGCTGTCGAAATTGTCCAACCATGAGCGAGCCTGGGAGCATCCTGCCAGGACGTTATGGGTTGACCAGCACCAGCTGATCCTGGCGCAGCCCGCTGATGACCTCGGCCTGCCCGTTCGAGACGATGCCAATCTCGACATCCGTCATGGTCCGGTTCTGGCCGTCCACCACCTCGACGAAGCGGCGCGCGCCAGCCGAGCGGATCGCCTTCTGCGGGATCAGCAGGACGTTGTCCTTCTCGCGGAGCGTCACCAGTACTTGTACTGGCGTCCCGATGGCCGGCGACGGCTCCGGCCAGATCGCCGTGAGCTGGGCCGTCTTGCCAACGCCGTTCTCGCCTTCCAGGATCTGCTCGACGTTCGCGTCGAACTCGCCGCCCTCCGCGCCTTCGAGCCGGATCACGGCGCGCTGGCCGCTGGTGAGGCGTGAGGCGTCGCGGTCGGTGATGTCGGCGCGCAGGACCGGTGCACCCGGCCGGGCCAGGGTCACGACGGCGCGCTCGGCCTCGAACGGATCGCCCGAGCGCACCTTGACGCTGGAGATGGTGCCCGCGAACGGCGCACGCAGGCGCGACTGCGCCAGTTGCCGCTCGAGCGACTCGACCTGTGCGCGGTCCTGCGCGAGGCTGCGCTCCAGCACCTGGATGTCGAACGCGGAGGTGTCCGTCTCGGCCTCAGGCTCGGCCTCAGCATCGGCCTGGACGCGCTGCAGGTTGTTCTGGGCTGCCGCCAGCCGGTCCTCGGCATCGCGCAGGTCGTCCTTGCTCGGCTTGGCGTTGACGTCCGCCAGGGTGGCGCGCGCCGCCTGGAGGCCGCTCTGCGCCTGCTGGACGGTCAGCGCCAGCCGGGCCACCAGATCCTCGGCCGGGCCGCCGGCCAGCGTGGTGGCGCGCTGCTCGGCCTGGGCCACCGCGAGGCGGGCCGCTTCGAGGCTCGAACGGGCCTGCTCGATGACGAGCGGGTCCGGGCCACGCCGCACCACCTCCAGCCGCTCGCGGGCGGCGTCCACCTGGCTGCGAGCGGTGAGCATGTCGCGGCGCGCCGACTCGACCTCGGCCGGGGGCGGCCCCTGACGGATCAGGTTGAGCCGGTCACGGGCGTTCGCCAGGTCGCTCTGGGCGTTCCGAATCGAGATCTCCTTCTGGATGCGGGCCGAGCTGCTGTCGGTCTTCTGGGCCTGCGCCGCCCGCACGCTCAGCTCAGCACGCTGCACGTCGCGCTCGGCAGTCGCAAGGGCAACGGGGTCGGGCTGGGAGACCTTCTCGACGGAGGCGACGGCCCGGGCGTAGGTGTTCTGGGCGCTCATCAGGTCGCGCTCGGCGGCGCGGAGATCGTTCGGGTCGGGGCCGTTCGCCAGCTTCTGGACTTCGGCCTCGGCCTTGGCCATGCTGATGCGCGCGGAGGTGATGGCCTGCTCGGCAAGCCGCTGCTCGATCTCACCAGGGCCAGCAAAGGCGCGGTTGTACTCGTTCAACGCGGCGTCGTAGGAGAGCTGGGCGGACTGCACAGCCTGCTCGGCGGCGCGGCGCTCGGCCGCCGGCGCACCGGCCTTCACGCGCTCGTGGTCGGCCTGGGCGCGGCGCAGGGCCGACTCGGCCTCGCGGAGCGCCTGCTCCTTGCGGGAAGCGTCGGCGGCGGCCTTGCGGTCCTGGTCGCGGCGGCGAGCCTGCACCTGCTGCTGAGCCTGCTCGGAGCGCAACACGCCAACCTCGACGCGGCCGCGGGCGGCCGACAGCTCCCGCTGGACCGTCACGGAATCGGCCTCGATCAGCAACTGGCCTTCCTGCACCGAGTCTCCGGGCTTGACGGCGACGGTCTCGACCTTGCCGGCAACGCCGAAGCCGAGCAGCACCTCGTCGGCGGCCGCGACCCGGCCGGTCAGCGTCAACTGATCGACGATGTTGCCGCGACGGACGGGGACAGCCTGCCGGCCGCCGGTGGCCGCGGCAGATGCTGCCTGTGCCTGCGCCGCGGGAGCCGTGTTGGCGCCAGTCGCAGACTCGGCCGAGCGGGCAGCGGCAGGACGCCGTGCCTCGCTGAGCGCCTGGTCAAGCGGACTTTCACTCTGCCGCTGGAGCCAGAGAAGCGCAGCAAGCACGGCGCCAACGGCGACCAGCAGGACCGGCAGGCCCACAAGCACGCCCAGGCGCGTACCACTTCTCATGACGATCTCGCCCTCCGCAGCCCTGACATTTCACACCCTGGCCGGCGTATCCGGCCTGCTCAATAACACGAACGGCGCGACTGCTTCGGACGGTACTCACGTGAATGCGTGATGTTCCGACGCTATCTTCTGCCATGCGTGCGCTGTTTTATGCCATGTTCAGATTGGGTGGCCGCTAGCAGGGCAGGCGCTCCGGGCAGTTCTCGCCCCTGTCGCACCCGCTCGTCCGGCCGACGCCCAACCGAGATGTCACCTTGTCCATCGTGATCATGGAACGGCCGAAGGGTACGTCGGGATCGCCGGACTGCGCTTAATCTGTCGAAATGGGCGAAATGCGCGGCGGACCGTCGGCAGGCCGTGTCACAGTGTCATCTCTACTGACGGGCCGGGCGGGCGGAAGGTTCCCAGGAGGCGCGAGGGCCTCCTGGGCAGGGCCTGCTGCCGCTACGAGCGCACCGCCACCGGGATCGCCTGCTTCTCGCGGGCCGTCAGCTGCGGGTACGCGCGCAAGTCCTCTCGGGTGACCTCCGAGAGCTTCGGCACGCCGATCAGCGCGAGGCAGCGGTCCACCTCGTCGCGGAAGATGCGGAACATCGTGTCCGCGCCCTCCTCGCCGGCCGCGCCGAGCGCCCAGACGTAGGGGCGTCCCACCAGCACGGCCCGCGCCCCGAGCGCCACGGCCTTGACGATGTCGCTGCCGCGTCGGACGCCGCTGTCCAGGTAGACCTCGGCCCGGCCGGCGCAGGCGTCCACGATCTCCGGCAGCACCTCGATGCTCGACGGCGCGTAGTCCAGCTGCCGGCCGCCGTGGTTGGAGACGATGAAGCCATC includes these proteins:
- a CDS encoding glycosyltransferase family 4 protein; the protein is MARVAFVMEQTLGHVTHARNLAAALAARPEVSPVWLPIEFDVQGMARFLPLYRGNWSVRASWRARRALDGALKHGPLDALLFHTQVTSLFSVDRMRHTPTVISLDATPINYDDVTRHGGYEHEIAGDGFVDRQKYQMNRRALQAAATLVPWSGWARDSLVNDYGVDPARITVLAPGADAAFFDLGRRRVAQERVGEPGGPVRILFVGGDWRRKGGPQLLEALGGLPAESWQLDVVTRDLVSQTDRIRVHHGVGPNSPELLALFAQADIFVLPSLGECLAVVLMEATAAGLPVITTHVGALGEAVLAGESGAIVPPHDVAALSEALGALVGDGDMRIRMGRAGHALALERFVAAENNRRLLDIIAEHAGRGAQPGRAA
- a CDS encoding J domain-containing protein codes for the protein MADGLPCRCGRGTLYDVLQVSPWCEPEVIQAAFRALARTRHPDLNHDPDAEDQMRRLNVAYQTLSDPVRRARYDEELALESARQAPARPAPAAGASVTSSSSSYDDYAEPPRPRQQTPRAAAHAATQSAAYQTMMFDQRGEGMLSRSALYLVVVLVTVIMALVVYIMLDFLATERPLAPRGPRSQLERSLPASAVPGAWLLDGPDGGGPGLSPAGERWNR
- a CDS encoding HlyD family efflux transporter periplasmic adaptor subunit translates to MRSGTRLGVLVGLPVLLVAVGAVLAALLWLQRQSESPLDQALSEARRPAAARSAESATGANTAPAAQAQAASAAATGGRQAVPVRRGNIVDQLTLTGRVAAADEVLLGFGVAGKVETVAVKPGDSVQEGQLLIEADSVTVQRELSAARGRVEVGVLRSEQAQQQVQARRRDQDRKAAADASRKEQALREAESALRRAQADHERVKAGAPAAERRAAEQAVQSAQLSYDAALNEYNRAFAGPGEIEQRLAEQAITSARISMAKAEAEVQKLANGPDPNDLRAAERDLMSAQNTYARAVASVEKVSQPDPVALATAERDVQRAELSVRAAQAQKTDSSSARIQKEISIRNAQSDLANARDRLNLIRQGPPPAEVESARRDMLTARSQVDAARERLEVVRRGPDPLVIEQARSSLEAARLAVAQAEQRATTLAGGPAEDLVARLALTVQQAQSGLQAARATLADVNAKPSKDDLRDAEDRLAAAQNNLQRVQADAEAEPEAETDTSAFDIQVLERSLAQDRAQVESLERQLAQSRLRAPFAGTISSVKVRSGDPFEAERAVVTLARPGAPVLRADITDRDASRLTSGQRAVIRLEGAEGGEFDANVEQILEGENGVGKTAQLTAIWPEPSPAIGTPVQVLVTLREKDNVLLIPQKAIRSAGARRFVEVVDGQNRTMTDVEIGIVSNGQAEVISGLRQDQLVLVNP